A genomic stretch from Mycobacterium cookii includes:
- a CDS encoding MerR family transcriptional regulator — translation MGDQPREDQLDLESVTALDDSAATHADQAIHAASEPVQGGLFPDDSVPDELVGYRGPSACQIAGITYRQLDYWARTSLVVPSIRSAAGSGSQRLYSFKDILVLKIVKRLLDTGISLHNIRVAVDHLRQRGVQDLANITLFSDGTTVYECTSAEEVVDLLQGGQGVFGIAVSGAMRELTGAIADFPGERADGGESIAAPEDELASRRKHRDRKIG, via the coding sequence GTGGGAGATCAACCACGTGAGGATCAACTGGATCTCGAGTCGGTAACCGCGCTCGACGACAGTGCAGCAACCCACGCCGATCAGGCCATCCACGCAGCGAGCGAACCTGTGCAAGGCGGTTTGTTCCCGGACGACTCCGTGCCTGACGAACTGGTCGGTTACCGCGGGCCGAGCGCGTGCCAAATCGCCGGCATCACCTACCGCCAGCTGGACTACTGGGCACGCACGTCGCTGGTCGTGCCGTCGATCCGCAGCGCGGCAGGCTCGGGCAGCCAGCGGCTGTACTCGTTCAAAGACATCCTCGTCCTCAAGATCGTCAAGCGACTGCTCGACACCGGAATCTCGTTGCACAACATCCGCGTTGCCGTCGATCATCTGCGCCAGCGCGGCGTACAGGATCTGGCCAACATCACGCTGTTCTCCGACGGGACCACGGTGTACGAGTGCACGTCCGCCGAAGAGGTCGTCGACCTGCTGCAGGGCGGCCAGGGCGTGTTCGGTATCGCGGTGTCCGGCGCGATGCGTGAGCTGACCGGCGCTATCGCCGACTTTCCGGGCGAGCGGGCCGACGGCGGCGAGTCGATCGCGGCGCCGGAGGACGAGCTGGCGTCCCGGCGCAAGCACCGCGACCGCAAAATCGGCTGA
- the gcvP gene encoding aminomethyl-transferring glycine dehydrogenase, with product MSDHTNPLFADRHIGPDSDAIATMLDVIGVDSLDELARRALPAGILDGLTDSGSAPGLDELPPAASEAEALAELRALADENTVAVSMIGQGYYDTYTPPVLLRNILENPAWYTAYTPYQPEISQGRLEALLNFQTMVADLTGLEVANASMLDEGTAAAEAMTLMHRAVKGNAHKLAVDVDVFAQTAAVLATRAEPLGIEIVTADLRDGLPDGDFFGVIAQLPGASGRVTDWSPLVAEAHDRGALVAIGADLLGLTLITPPGEIGADVAFGNTQRFGVPMGFGGPHAGYLVVHTQHARQLPGRLVGVSVDADGSPAYRLALQTREQHIRRDKATSNICTAQVLLSVMAAMYASYHGADGLIGIARRVHGHAEAIAAALGDALVHDKYFDTVLARVPGRADEVVAAAKAHNINLWRVDADHVSVTCDEVTTDTHVAAVLDAFGVTSGDAASADIATRSSRFLTHPAFVNYRTETSMMRYLRALADKDLALDRSMIPLGSCTMKLNAAAEMESITWPEFARQHPFAPASDSEGLRRLIADLETWLVQMTGYDAVSLQPNAGSQGEYAGLLAIRAFHTSRGEPQRDVCLIPSSAHGTNAASAALAKMRVVVVACRANGDVDLDDLRAKIGEHAEALSTLMVTYPSTHGVYEHDIADICAAVHDAGGQVYIDGANLNALVGLARPGKFGGDVSHLNLHKTFCIPHGGGGPGVGPVAARSHLAPFLPGHPYAPELPSGRPVSSAPYGSASILPISWAYIRMMGASGLRAASLTAIASANYIARRLDEYYPVLYTGENGMVAHECILDLRPITKSTGVTVDDVAKRLADYGFHAPTMSFPVAGTLMVEPTESESLAEVDAFCDAMIAIRGEIDKVSAGEWAVDDNPLRGAPHTAECLVVDKWEHPYTREVAAYPLGKGFRPKVWPPVRRIDGAYGDRNLVCSCPPVESFA from the coding sequence GTGTCCGACCACACCAATCCGCTTTTCGCCGACCGGCACATCGGCCCGGACAGCGACGCCATCGCAACGATGCTCGACGTCATCGGCGTCGATTCCCTGGACGAGTTGGCCCGCCGCGCTCTACCCGCCGGAATCCTCGACGGGTTGACCGATTCGGGGTCCGCGCCCGGTCTGGATGAGCTGCCACCGGCGGCCAGCGAAGCCGAAGCACTCGCTGAACTGCGGGCGCTGGCCGACGAGAACACCGTCGCGGTGTCGATGATCGGCCAGGGTTACTACGACACGTACACACCGCCGGTGCTGCTCCGCAACATCTTGGAGAACCCGGCCTGGTACACCGCCTACACGCCGTATCAGCCGGAAATCAGCCAGGGCCGACTGGAGGCGCTGCTGAACTTCCAGACCATGGTCGCCGACCTGACCGGCCTCGAGGTGGCGAACGCATCGATGCTCGACGAGGGCACCGCCGCCGCCGAGGCGATGACGCTGATGCACCGCGCCGTGAAAGGTAATGCCCACAAGCTGGCCGTCGACGTGGACGTCTTCGCCCAGACCGCTGCGGTGCTCGCCACCCGCGCCGAGCCGCTGGGCATCGAGATCGTCACCGCCGACCTGCGTGACGGACTGCCCGACGGCGACTTCTTCGGTGTGATCGCCCAGCTACCCGGTGCCAGCGGCCGGGTCACCGACTGGTCGCCGCTGGTGGCCGAGGCCCACGACCGCGGCGCGCTGGTCGCGATCGGCGCTGACCTGCTGGGTCTGACGTTGATCACGCCGCCGGGCGAGATCGGCGCCGACGTGGCCTTCGGGAATACTCAAAGATTCGGTGTGCCAATGGGATTCGGCGGCCCGCATGCCGGATACCTGGTGGTGCATACGCAACACGCCCGCCAGTTGCCCGGCCGACTGGTCGGTGTCTCCGTCGACGCAGACGGGTCACCGGCCTACCGGCTGGCGCTGCAGACCCGCGAACAGCACATCCGCCGCGACAAGGCGACCAGCAACATCTGCACCGCCCAGGTGCTGCTGTCGGTGATGGCGGCGATGTACGCGAGCTACCACGGCGCCGACGGGCTGATCGGCATCGCCCGGCGCGTACACGGTCACGCCGAGGCCATCGCCGCCGCGCTCGGCGATGCGCTGGTGCACGACAAGTACTTTGACACCGTCCTGGCCCGGGTGCCGGGCCGCGCCGACGAGGTGGTCGCCGCGGCCAAGGCCCACAACATCAACCTGTGGCGGGTCGACGCCGACCATGTCTCGGTGACCTGCGACGAGGTGACGACGGACACGCACGTCGCTGCGGTGCTCGACGCGTTCGGTGTGACGTCCGGTGACGCCGCTTCCGCCGACATCGCGACGCGCTCGTCCCGGTTTCTGACCCACCCGGCGTTCGTCAACTACCGGACCGAGACGTCGATGATGCGCTACCTGCGCGCGCTGGCCGACAAGGATCTTGCGTTGGACCGCAGCATGATTCCGCTCGGCTCGTGCACGATGAAGCTGAACGCCGCAGCCGAGATGGAGTCGATCACCTGGCCGGAGTTCGCCCGACAGCACCCGTTCGCACCTGCGTCTGACAGCGAGGGTCTGCGGCGATTGATCGCCGATCTGGAAACCTGGCTGGTGCAGATGACCGGCTACGACGCGGTGTCGCTGCAACCCAACGCCGGATCGCAGGGCGAGTACGCGGGTCTGCTTGCCATCCGCGCCTTCCACACCAGCCGAGGCGAACCGCAGCGCGACGTCTGCCTGATCCCGTCCAGCGCGCACGGCACCAACGCGGCATCCGCCGCGCTGGCCAAGATGCGGGTGGTCGTGGTGGCATGCCGGGCCAACGGCGACGTGGACCTCGACGACCTGCGCGCCAAGATCGGTGAGCACGCCGAGGCACTCTCGACGCTGATGGTCACCTATCCGTCGACGCACGGCGTCTACGAGCACGACATCGCCGACATCTGCGCGGCCGTGCACGATGCCGGCGGCCAGGTCTACATCGACGGCGCCAACCTGAACGCGCTGGTCGGGCTGGCCCGACCAGGTAAGTTCGGCGGCGACGTCAGCCACCTGAACCTGCACAAGACGTTCTGCATCCCACACGGCGGCGGCGGTCCCGGCGTCGGGCCAGTGGCGGCGCGCTCGCATCTGGCGCCGTTCCTGCCCGGCCACCCCTATGCGCCCGAACTGCCGTCCGGTCGGCCGGTGTCGTCGGCGCCCTACGGGTCGGCATCCATCCTGCCGATCAGCTGGGCCTACATCAGGATGATGGGCGCCTCGGGTCTGCGGGCCGCCTCTCTGACGGCGATCGCCTCGGCCAACTACATCGCCCGCCGGCTCGACGAGTACTACCCGGTGCTCTACACCGGCGAGAACGGCATGGTCGCCCACGAATGCATCCTGGACCTGCGGCCGATCACCAAGTCGACCGGTGTGACCGTCGACGATGTCGCAAAACGCCTGGCGGACTACGGTTTCCACGCACCGACGATGAGCTTCCCGGTTGCGGGGACGCTGATGGTCGAGCCCACCGAGAGCGAGAGCCTGGCCGAGGTCGACGCGTTCTGCGACGCGATGATCGCCATCCGAGGCGAGATCGACAAGGTCAGCGCCGGCGAGTGGGCGGTGGACGACAATCCGCTGCGCGGCGCGCCGCACACCGCCGAGTGCCTGGTGGTCGACAAGTGGGAGCACCCGTACACCCGCGAAGTCGCCGCCTACCCACTCGGGAAGGGCTTCCGGCCCAAGGTGTGGCCGCCGGTGCGCCGCATCGACGGCGCCTACGGTGACCGCAACCTGGTGTGCTCGTGCCCGCCGGTGGAGTCCTTCGCCTGA
- a CDS encoding small basic family protein: MIGIAALVVGIVLGLVFHPSVPEVVQPYLPIAVVAALDAVFGGLRAYLERIFDPKVFVVSFVFNVLVAALVVYVGDQLGVGTQLSTAIIVVLGIRIFGNAAALRRRLFGA, encoded by the coding sequence ATGATCGGTATCGCAGCGCTGGTCGTCGGTATCGTGCTGGGACTGGTGTTTCACCCCAGCGTGCCGGAGGTCGTCCAGCCTTACCTGCCGATCGCGGTGGTCGCGGCGCTCGACGCGGTGTTCGGCGGGTTACGGGCTTACCTCGAGCGCATTTTCGACCCGAAGGTCTTCGTCGTGTCGTTCGTGTTCAACGTTCTCGTCGCGGCGCTGGTGGTCTACGTGGGTGACCAGTTGGGTGTTGGCACCCAGCTGTCGACCGCGATCATCGTCGTCCTCGGCATCCGCATCTTCGGTAACGCGGCAGCGCTGCGGCGCCGGCTGTTCGGGGCGTGA
- a CDS encoding DUF881 domain-containing protein produces MSDTDDTPAQPDDAHETAQHGRHELAPHQPQPAIGELQPRGFLGAPRRGRTVFVTLAVMLCLLLGVAIATQVRQTSTGDSLDTARPADLLVLLDSLRQREATLNTEVAELQRSLNALQASGSSDQAAIQNAQSRLAALSILIGTVGATGPGVTVHITDPGPGVAPQAMLDVLDELRAAGAEAIQISDVHQAVRAGVDTWIVGTPGSLTVDGKTLMPPYSIVAIGDPPTLAAAMNIPGGAVDSVKRVGGTMSVQQADKVDITALRQPKPRQYAQPVK; encoded by the coding sequence ATGAGCGACACCGACGACACCCCCGCACAGCCCGACGACGCCCACGAGACGGCCCAGCACGGCCGGCACGAACTGGCGCCGCACCAGCCTCAACCCGCGATCGGCGAATTACAGCCCCGCGGATTCCTCGGGGCCCCGCGCCGCGGCCGCACCGTCTTCGTCACCCTGGCGGTGATGCTGTGCCTGCTGCTCGGCGTCGCCATCGCAACCCAGGTCCGCCAGACCAGCACCGGTGACTCGCTGGATACCGCCCGTCCCGCCGATCTACTCGTGCTGCTGGACTCGCTGCGCCAACGCGAAGCCACGCTGAACACCGAAGTCGCCGAACTGCAGCGGTCGTTGAACGCCCTACAGGCCTCGGGCAGCAGCGACCAGGCGGCGATCCAGAACGCCCAGTCCCGGCTCGCTGCTCTGTCGATCCTGATCGGGACGGTCGGCGCCACTGGGCCCGGTGTCACGGTGCACATCACCGACCCGGGGCCGGGCGTGGCACCGCAGGCGATGCTCGACGTGCTGGACGAGTTGAGAGCCGCCGGAGCCGAGGCGATCCAGATCAGCGACGTGCACCAGGCGGTGCGCGCCGGGGTCGACACCTGGATCGTGGGCACCCCTGGTTCGTTGACCGTCGACGGTAAAACCCTGATGCCGCCGTATTCGATTGTGGCCATTGGCGATCCACCGACGTTGGCAGCGGCGATGAACATCCCCGGCGGCGCGGTCGACAGCGTCAAACGCGTCGGCGGCACCATGAGTGTGCAGCAAGCAGACAAGGTCGACATCACCGCCTTGCGACAACCAAAACCGCGCCAATACGCTCAGCCCGTCAAATAA
- the ftsR gene encoding transcriptional regulator FtsR, producing MTAPETPALSGMSIGAVLDLLRPDFPDVTISKIRFLEAEGLVTPQRAASGYRRFTAYDCARLRFILTAQRDQYLPLKVIKAQLDAQPDGELPLAGSPYAVTRLVSVGNSDLSEPTVDPGAVSSTRVRLSREDLLQRSGVDGELLTALLKAGVITTGPGGFFDEHAPAILQCARALADYGVEPRHLRAFRSAADRQSDLIAQIAAPLVNAGKAGKTGARDRADDLAREVAALAITLHTSLIKSAVRDVLHR from the coding sequence GTGACCGCGCCCGAGACCCCCGCACTGAGCGGGATGTCTATCGGAGCGGTCCTCGACCTGCTACGGCCGGACTTCCCGGATGTGACGATCTCCAAGATCCGATTCTTGGAGGCCGAGGGTCTCGTCACGCCGCAGCGTGCGGCGTCGGGCTATCGCCGGTTCACCGCCTACGACTGCGCGCGCCTGCGGTTCATCCTGACCGCCCAGCGCGACCAGTATCTGCCGCTCAAGGTGATCAAGGCGCAGCTCGACGCCCAGCCTGACGGCGAGCTGCCACTGGCCGGATCTCCTTACGCCGTAACGCGATTGGTGTCGGTCGGCAACAGCGATCTGTCGGAGCCGACTGTGGACCCGGGGGCGGTGTCCTCAACCCGCGTCCGGCTGAGTCGAGAAGACCTGCTGCAGCGCTCGGGGGTCGACGGCGAGCTGCTGACGGCGCTGCTCAAGGCCGGCGTGATCACCACCGGACCGGGCGGCTTTTTCGACGAACACGCGCCCGCGATCCTGCAATGCGCGCGAGCGCTCGCCGACTACGGCGTCGAACCGCGTCACCTGCGCGCATTCCGCTCGGCCGCCGACCGGCAATCCGACCTGATCGCGCAGATCGCAGCGCCCCTCGTCAACGCCGGCAAGGCCGGGAAGACCGGTGCCCGCGACCGCGCCGACGACCTCGCACGCGAGGTCGCCGCACTCGCCATCACGCTGCACACCTCGCTGATCAAGTCCGCCGTGCGCGACGTTCTGCATCGCTGA
- the gcvH gene encoding glycine cleavage system protein GcvH, with the protein MSETPPDLHYTAEHEWIRRTGDATVRVGITDFAQAALGDVVFVRLPDVGDDLTAGEAFGEVESTKSVSDLYAPVSAKVVAVNDDLDSSPELVNSDPYGGGWLIDLEVEGDALQKAFDELLDAETYRGTLAE; encoded by the coding sequence GTGAGCGAAACCCCACCCGATTTGCACTACACCGCCGAGCACGAGTGGATTCGGCGAACCGGCGACGCCACCGTCCGGGTCGGGATCACGGACTTCGCCCAGGCGGCCCTCGGCGATGTGGTGTTCGTCCGCCTGCCTGACGTGGGTGATGACCTGACCGCGGGCGAGGCGTTCGGCGAGGTGGAGTCGACCAAGTCGGTGTCGGACTTGTACGCACCGGTATCGGCGAAAGTCGTTGCTGTGAACGACGATCTGGATTCCAGCCCGGAGCTGGTCAACTCCGACCCCTACGGCGGTGGCTGGCTGATCGACCTCGAGGTCGAGGGTGACGCACTGCAAAAAGCGTTCGACGAGTTGCTGGACGCGGAGACCTACCGCGGCACGCTGGCCGAATGA
- a CDS encoding bifunctional nuclease family protein, translating to MGEVRVVGIRVEQPQNQPVLLLREANGDRYLPIWIGQSEAAAIALEQQGVEPPRPLTHDLIRDLIAALGHSLKEVRIVDLQEGTFYADLIFDRNITVSARPSDSVAIALRVGVPIYVEEAVLAEAGLLIPDESDEEPSTAVREDEVEKFKEFLDSVSPDDFKAT from the coding sequence ATGGGTGAAGTTCGCGTCGTCGGCATTCGCGTCGAGCAGCCGCAGAACCAGCCGGTGCTGTTGCTGCGTGAGGCCAACGGTGACCGGTATCTGCCGATCTGGATCGGCCAGTCCGAAGCCGCAGCGATCGCCCTCGAGCAGCAGGGAGTCGAGCCGCCGCGGCCGTTGACGCACGACCTGATTCGGGATTTGATTGCCGCACTTGGTCATTCGCTCAAAGAGGTGCGGATCGTCGATCTGCAGGAAGGCACCTTCTACGCCGACCTGATTTTCGACCGCAATATCACTGTCTCGGCGCGGCCGTCGGACTCGGTGGCCATCGCGTTGCGGGTGGGCGTGCCCATTTACGTCGAGGAAGCGGTGCTCGCCGAGGCTGGACTGCTGATCCCCGACGAGAGCGATGAAGAGCCTTCCACCGCCGTACGCGAGGACGAAGTCGAGAAATTCAAAGAGTTTCTGGACAGCGTCTCACCCGACGATTTCAAGGCAACCTGA
- the garA gene encoding glycogen accumulation regulator GarA yields MTDKDNDQTSDEVTVETTSVFRADFLNELDAPAQTGAETSVSGVEGLPVGSALLVVKRGPNAGSRFLLDQPTTSAGRHPDSDIFLDDVTVSRRHAEFRLDNDEFHVVDVGSLNGTYVNREPVDSAVLANGDEVQIGKFRLVFLTGPKVGDDNGGPGS; encoded by the coding sequence GTGACGGACAAGGACAACGACCAGACCTCTGATGAAGTCACCGTGGAAACGACATCGGTCTTCCGCGCCGACTTCCTCAATGAGCTGGACGCTCCCGCACAGACGGGCGCCGAGACCTCGGTGTCCGGAGTCGAAGGGCTGCCGGTCGGTTCGGCGTTGCTGGTCGTCAAACGGGGACCCAACGCCGGTTCTCGCTTCCTGCTCGACCAGCCGACCACGTCGGCCGGTCGCCACCCCGACAGCGACATCTTCCTCGACGACGTCACCGTCAGCCGCCGGCACGCCGAATTCCGCTTGGACAACGACGAGTTCCACGTCGTCGATGTCGGCAGCCTCAACGGCACCTACGTCAACCGCGAGCCGGTCGATTCTGCGGTGCTGGCGAACGGCGACGAGGTGCAGATCGGCAAATTCCGCCTGGTGTTCCTGACCGGACCCAAGGTCGGTGACGATAACGGAGGGCCCGGAAGCTAG